CAAAAATGGCATTTAGAGCAAATTAGATAATATATCCAATGGAATTCAGCTATTTAATTTAGGCATTTCATGTAGGTAAAATTACCATTTCAGTCAATTTTTAGCTTAAGACATCTGATGAGACAACTAATCTCAGCCAGTCAGATAAATCTCCATTTAAAAAACACTCAAATCAATTTTCAAGTGTGAGCCTTATTTAAATAATCTCCAGCCAGGTGGAGGAAGGATTGTGCATTAGAGTTGATTAGGGCTGTCAACATAGCTAAAAAAGTGCATTCAAACTTTTTACGTAAATATTACCTAAGTTAGAAGAAAATTCGAATTTGAAAGACATTATTTAAGGTGAGTTTAAAGCTACAAGACAACCGTTTTTTTTCAACATCCACAAGAGAGCACAACAATCCAAAACATCTCTAGTTGTTAACAAAAGTGTGTAAAATGATGAAGTCAAAAGATTTTGCCAGTTCACTTTCTGAAATCTTAAGTAAAAAATTCaaatgagaaaagaaatgctACAACAGACAGTTCTGCATTACATTGGTGTTGCACACTAGTGGATACTCATGCCAAATAAAGTACTACCACAGACACAAGCTTCATAATACCAGAAATAATACCACAGTATTATTACATACACATTAGTACTCTTTAAAATACAGTTGTATGTACCTAAGGCTTATGCAGCAAGACACAACAGTAAAAGACTTCCacctaaggggccgttcactccgaatgcatatttttaatattagcATGTTCTAGAAGGACTGTCGCCACGCgtcagcatctcgtgcaggagcgctgtATTGTTAAGACACTGCGTCCATGTAAAAAAGGAAATTCAGCCTTTGAAATACATCTCGAAACCCTAACCCTGTTTTATTCACTGAGCTTAGAATGATTTTAGCCCTAGAATGTGATCGGTTCAATGGCTTGTGAGCCGTCGTCAGTGCTTGCCACACATCCAAAATCGAATTCACAATTTTAGCATTCGAATGTtcgtttttattttacattcaataaatattcaaatttttattttacagcCCTAGCGTCTATCAGCGGGAAGTCGTTAATCCCTTGACCGTCGGGACTCTGCTGCGATAATAAGTTAACTGTGAAATAAAGGTTAAGTAAAAGATtgttttccataattttttaaGAGGTCGGAAGCTAAATATTTTTCCAAAGGACAAGAATGGCGTCCAATGGAAAGCGTGCGAGAATGATGCATATGGAGGAGAGGCTCATAGCTCTTTTGAGCCAACATGCCTGTTTGTTtgacaaataattttatatatttattagagCTATCAAAATTAATGCGCTAACACATGCAATTACCCATAACGCATTTACCCTTAATATATCATAAGACAACATAAACATTGGTTAGAAGGGTGAAGACGTTGCGATGTGTTCATCCgcagtcattacactgataaacacacacacagcagtgatttAGTTTCAGTAATAACGCGATGGGGAAAGGAGTTCTAAAGgatatttgttgtacaaaacaagcccagatggaacttgtgacagaaatcaagtatttttcagcctaaataaggtgcattttaattaacacagaagcaggtcaagtcttaactatcaccaaaacgcagaacaagatttttttgtctgcaagcgcttttcatgtggagttcaaagtggcgctTGAGGCTGGTGTTGACACCCGGACGCGAATAATGAACAAGGCTTCAAGATTGCTGATAGACAATGCGGATAGCCACAGTCAACCGGCAGATTATTATTGTGGacgatgagagtttaagagatttaatgcccttTGCAATGAGTATGCAGCCAatggggagactagttctttcaattagtcaaactcccacttagactttgggaaacgtttaatgttacttgaattggtgatattttagtgcatttctagctttatactgtggaaggctttgtttggaaaattttaatgAAGCATTATATTACATATTGATTTGCTTTCTTTcccaagatggaaataaatgtattttgacaggaaaataatgaTATTtagtaaaatttcagcactttcaaaatctgtgattaatcgcaattaactacaaacaattatgcgattaatcgagaTTCAAAAAATTTAACTGACTGACAGCACaaataattatatactgtataatttatatattatttataattatattataatatagcatttattacaatgtacataatataaataattgtacttAAGTACTTAAATTTAATATATTACCACGATTGGTCAATCCCGGCAATCTACGGTCAAATATTATTGTACAAGATAATTTATTTagtctaaaggccaaagtatacttcagttgtccGCGTTGCTGATCACTCCGCACACAATATGCATGGCGCAAATTTCATTATCAGCACAGCCTTGGTGGCCTGACCACGCACCACCCAGATTTTCATGCGCCGACCATtgactaaaagagtatcacaaactATAGTAGTGCTCATACGTTGCCCGTGTTTGAATTCGCTCGTGGTAAGAAAAGTATAGTTTAGAAGGCAACACGGTCGGCTGAGCTCGATCCGGACCGGAATGTGGAAAAACGAAATATACCCGGACCTTAAGGCAGTCGCTTAGTGCAACACCTATCCTCCATTCTTAAATGGGGAAGTGTGAAAGGCCCAACGACTGAGGAGGGCGAGATCAACAACTGCTAAGAGAGACACCCCCACCCAAATCAAGTTATTCAGAGTCTGTTCGTGTGGCACCAGCTTTACATTCCTGGAACTTACCTTGACAGTGAGAAAAGTGATGTTGCCGAATTGTTGGTAGAATCCAGCAATCTGGTTATCATACAGCCAGCGTTGGTACTCTGTAGTTGCCTTGTGGAGGAAGTAATCCAACATTAAACCTAGGAAACTGCAAAGATTCCTCACTATTATTAAGTCTTACAAAACTCAGGGCTTACCTTCTGTCCAAGCTGTTCAACAAACCACTCGTCTCCAAGGAAGTTACAAGCCATATCGGTATCTCCATTATAGACCAAAGCTTTCAGACCCAAAGCCAGTAGCTTCTCATAGACATCCTTGACAGTTTGGTAGATTGTGTCATACTGGTTCCCCACTACATCACTGCATGCACAGAGGTGGAAGGCAATAATTCAACACATCCATAAACAAGAGAAAACTGAAAACACtgtgcacccacacacacactaaatcagTAAGAGAGGACATGAGTAAGTTTCAAGTGTACCTGCAGATGTCCCAAGGTGGTAGTAAATCAGGGATGTGCAGTGCCTTCCTCACGTCTCCTCGGTTAAGCCAGTTCATTTGAGCAGTACTATTGATGCATGGAGGAACTGCTTTAACACTCGGAGTACTTTCCACTAActaaacacagaaaataaagcaTAATTCACTCTCACACATAGTTAATTAAAGAGCATTTTGGTATTGTTATAAATACGTAGAGGGATCAGGCCTCACATTATTAGCTTCCCAATGCTTCCTGAAGTTTCTAAAGAGGTGCATCATGGCATTCtgataggtcttctgagatctgaCACCACCAGCACAATCAAGATACAGTGCATATTCATTTAACCCAGAGTTATAAACTATATTAAATGCATGCGATacctgcaaaacacaaaacactagTTACCTAAAACAGCAATTAGAAAGGACATACTACAATAACAGTGAGCATAGGTGTGGAAGCATCCATATTACCATAACAGAGCAAGAATGTTTAGAATTGTTGTAGAAGTTACAGACTCCATTTTGACAGCAGTTGTCATTTAGATCCTTCCACAGCCTACAAGTAAAAGGTACATATATCCATCAAAATCTTCAATGTCAGTATTGCAGCATAAAAATACCAATGAGTGGCTACTTGTAGGAATACTGGATTTAGCTTACTGTTCTCCAAATAGGCCATGATAGTAACCAAAGTAGATTAGTGATTGGTCATTCAACGCAAAGCTACTAATGCCGTTTCCAACAGCAAAGCCCTACAACAAAAAGAAACCAAAATGTGATATTAAAAGTAGACATTAAAACTTCTAGTCAACTAGATATAAAAgttcagctcctatctacttgaatggggaaagaccgaaatatccagaacagttggtcaagattatgatcaaagaacatgtttcaaatcTGACAGCAATGGGATcacaaattgtgcttctttagctcagatcatgcaaaaaaaaaaaaaaagtactttttttaggctggtccagctaatgcataTACACATTTGAGTTAACTGACAGACATCTGTATCTGAAAGGTGATCGGCTCTTTCACCCTGTAAGGagagacttccttttctacatctgccatattgggttctcccattcattttaatacaagggGTCCGTCTCAGGGCTAAATTGTCTCTGGTTAAACATACTCAAGCTACTGTATGCAAAATTAGTACATAttctaaaaacatggtatattattaataaatctCACATTAGGCATTGTTAAAGtaaagtatttcttttttttttttaaatgaaacaagcATACTTAAATTTACCTTAAAGTTTACTTTAAGCTGGCCACCTGTAGCAACTCTCAAACTGAGTGTGGGTGCGTAAATGCCTCCATAACtctcaccaaaaatgaaaaaatcattCTGGGTGAAATTTGGAAACTTGGCAAAAAAGCTCTGCAAGGCTAGGTAGTTGTTGTCTGCCAcctaaagaagaaaaaagtgcacGTTAATGCTTTCAGAATTGTATCTTTACAGGTGTTTTTGTAACTGTGTACATATTTACCTCATCGTCATTAGTATTATATTTTTGGTCGTCTGAGTAGGAATAACCAACTCCGGCAGGTGACTCAAGATACAGAACATTGGCAGCTTTATTCCAGCTAAATTCATTCTCATACAGGGTGGCTCCATTGTCATTGACCTAAGGACCAGACATAGAAACACTCAAACAAAAGAACACCTGCATGTCACATGTTGAGATGGTTATTGTTTTGTGATGTACGCAATTTAGAGCTCAAAGATTGAGATTACGCAAACAATTTTTCCATCTCTAAACTTTACTGAGCTTTACAATACAAATTATGAATTAATGTATTGACAAGTATCAACCTACATGAAACGGGCCATTCTCTGATAGAAAACCATCCAATGAGCTGCAGCCTGGCCCTCCGTTCAGCCACAGCACGACTGGATCCTTGAGCGGGTCTCTCTGAGAAGTCACAAACCTACAATATACACACTCTTTAATGCAATAATTAATACACAAAGCACTCTCTTTAATGTGTGTGACTAAAGGGACTCAAACCACAGTAATTCAAACCTAAGTAGGCATCCTTGCACAACACTAATAACAAAAGTACTCCACGTAccttggtattaccatgttttttgtcaTGTTACTATGGTAAAACCATGATTTTCTGGACATGtgtcatggtaaaaccatgttttatatagatagatagatagatagatagatagatagagagagagagagagagagagagagagagagagagagagagagagagagagaaccgtgcaaatgttttaggcacttgtgagaaATGTTGCATAATttagatgtcttcaaaaataatgacatcaaTAGTTTTccttatcaattaatgtcatacaaaatccagtaaacataaaaaagctaaatcaatatttggcgtgaccacctttgcctttaaatcaGCACCAATTCTCCTCGATACAacaggacacagtttttcttggttgttggcagatcggatgatcaaagcttcttggagaattcaccacagttcttctaactATTTCAGCTGCCTCagttacttctgtctctttatgtaatctcagactgacatgatgttcagtggggggatctgtgggggacatgacatctgttgcagagctccctgttcttctattgtaatcttttctatttgtaaaagtaatgtttgggagtctaacatttatatttcgtattgacacactaaagctgaagacataaataagcatcttaagacaaatgtttttatgaaccatcttaagtgcctaaaacagtTGCACAGTACTTTATATGTACCATGGTTCTAGCATGGTATTCTTTTAAGTAAATACCAAGGTACAATATTTATAATTACCATCATGCCGCGAAATAATTAATTCCatgtatgaaaatgtacatttaaacagATAATTAATGTTTGTTATACCCTTGCAGTCTTAGTTTTGCATTCGGCGTCCTGCACAAAACTCTGCCAGAACATCAGAGAATGTGTGAATGCGGAAACGGTATATGAAAGTGCTGAATTAATGATCAAACCTCATATACAATACGTATAAAACTTACCAATAATGCAAAAACTTGCCAGGACTGGCCTTCAGATATCCTGACCACTGGCGGTAATTGGGTTTAAAAGACATGCCCGGCAGATCCAGCACTTCATCTGGATCATAAAAGCCGAACGCGAAATTCAAACAAACGGAAAGAAGATAAAACAAGACGCGCtgagaaaacattttaattaatgtgcaCGAATTTGGTGAACCTGTACGATCTTATGACCTGCGGCTTTTGAGTTTCCCCATGCACTATCGGTCATATGACTTGAAAGTCGTCAGGTGATACTGCGCATCAGACAGACGCAGTACTTCCGCTTTTgcttaaaggtgtactcagtcatttttcctcattaaaaagctGTACTCCTTTTTttcatatatgtataaaatcatgagcactcacatgagatgaagacagtcacatcagtaaccttataaaagctgcattattctacatggagagggtctcctcatgggggcggccatgttagaatcacatgaccagccgaatactacaaGTAGGTTTAATGTAGCTTttcggagacctccaaatgggggcgggaTTTCCAAAAGTGGGCAGTGTTAttccaaaagggggttgcaccaactccaaaGGGGTTATAGTTAGGGAAAGTGTTAGGTCTGGGGCTCCCTATATcgtttggcacttttccactgcatgttacggttcgactcgcctcaactctactcgctttatgtttttgagcttgcatttccactgcagttcagtgccatctcaacgtgggtgggattataagctgatcatcatagttgcgccgcctctactgccctgacatcatcttaaacatgacacaaactgaccaaaacaataacacaaccgctagctgttagctactagctcattgtgctgcataaagcagttaaCTGTTAGTTAATTGGtgatttacacaagtgtaacggttaaattggcctggttgttttagaagcaagcttccagtagatgatcaactaaataaagtgaagctttcaaggagagtatagagttaacataacaaaacataccatcctccatcgtggatcaacaccagtccagggcactctccctcccattgctcaccggtttagatagcgtccatttggtcgaaccacttccacttttcc
The sequence above is a segment of the Xyrauchen texanus isolate HMW12.3.18 chromosome 2, RBS_HiC_50CHRs, whole genome shotgun sequence genome. Coding sequences within it:
- the si:ch211-122f10.4 gene encoding cathepsin A-like — translated: MFSQRVLFYLLSVCLNFAFGFYDPDEVLDLPGMSFKPNYRQWSGYLKASPGKFLHYWFVTSQRDPLKDPVVLWLNGGPGCSSLDGFLSENGPFHVNDNGATLYENEFSWNKAANVLYLESPAGVGYSYSDDQKYNTNDDEVADNNYLALQSFFAKFPNFTQNDFFIFGESYGGIYAPTLSLRVATGGQLKVNFKGFAVGNGISSFALNDQSLIYFGYYHGLFGEQLWKDLNDNCCQNGVCNFYNNSKHSCSVMVSHAFNIVYNSGLNEYALYLDCAGGVRSQKTYQNAMMHLFRNFRKHWEANNLVESTPSVKAVPPCINSTAQMNWLNRGDVRKALHIPDLLPPWDICSDVVGNQYDTIYQTVKDVYEKLLALGLKALVYNGDTDMACNFLGDEWFVEQLGQKATTEYQRWLYDNQIAGFYQQFGNITFLTVKGAGHMVPQWAPGPSLHMLQSFLSNKPY